TTTCCTTTTCTATGCATTAAAACTTCAATCAAGCTATACAACTATTCACGTCTTCAATATATTGATTTCAAACTTTGTTCAATTCAACCATTTCCATATCCATTTCTTAGAACTAATTTACAAGAATTGAATGCCACTCGAATAACAATATGCAAACTTGTCAAATTCATCTCAAAGTCTTATTCTGCACGATTAATCAAGTTAACATCTGAACTGTTTAAAGAAGTGTCTACTCCATAATTTTGTATGTAATATAATCCTTCAAAAATCAAGATAGAACattcttccaaaattttaaataaaaaattttaacaaatgttTGCTTCTTTTGTCTTGGGATTTCTTgaaaactaagaaaaataaatattggagTGGATAATTAAAGATTCCAATACTCTTTAATCACctccaaaataaaatcctaacaACCAATCATTTCAAAATAACCTCAAAGTAATCTAAAACTCATTTCTCACAATAATGCCAACATGCGTATAGATTCTAAGAAGGATAAGAAGATATTGAAAAGGTTTTCCAGTTTCAAAATTGGTGTTATACCTACACTTTTGCTGACTTGTGCTTAATAGGATCTAAATGATTGAGAATTTATATTGATGGTGAGAAAGGGGAGGAAGGAAGAATGTTTTCAAAGGTTTTTAGATAACAAAAAGAGTGAGTGACTTTTTTTTTCCCACTTTTCTAAAGACACCGCTTCCATATACTATTTTTACtccttttgttgtttttttttaattaaacactAAGATCCAAAATAAAAGCTCActcaaataattaaacttttctGATATCTACACCCTCATTTTAACTCACACatcttatattaaataataaaataaacacacaaTTCAATTCagaattattaaaattcacatatacagataaaatgaaaaactcaATCCTCACAGAATTTGGGTATTGAATAATTGAAGTCGtttaaataaatagatttttgGATATATATAATGGTTTATAATACTACTTAAAATTTCCCACTAATATAAGAAAAGCCAATTCTGTCACATTTCATAGAGTTATTTTCACATCCTTTAGAATAAGcatataatttatatacttaTCTGAATTTAAAGGTGTTTATTAGGTTAGAGTTAATCGGAAGGGAtctaactctctctctctctttctctctcctacACCATTGTCTGTTCTTAAAAATCTCGATCTCTGCACATTGTCCTCTCCCTTTCTCAGTTTTGTGATCATGCATCTTCTTAAACTTCAACAGTAAGAGACAGATACCAGTTTGCATGAACGATATATCACTATCACAACACATCATcattcatcatcatcttcttcttcttcttctaccaTGGCCTTTCCACCTTCTCACAGCTTCACGTTTCACACTCACGAACAAGATCACCACCACCTCCCTTCAACCTCTCTCAACTCCTTCCCCTTACCACCCCAACACTTTCAAGGTTCATTCATCTCTTTCTGTCGCAgtacatatatatattctttgttGTTGAATTGAAACTCATATTTCACTTTGGAGTTAGATAACATTATACGCAAGTATATACATATTCTCTTTTCTTGATTTTCGTGTTCAATTTCTATACCCTTTTACTCTCTGTGGATATGCTATCAGAAAATTGGGTTTTGTCTTAATGTTGCAGGGGTTGCACCACCATTGATGTTGAAGCGGTCCATGTCGTTTTCAGGCATTGAGAACAAGTGCGATGAGGTGAATGGAGATGATGAGTTATCCGACGATGGGAACTTTCAGTGTGGGGAGAAGAAAAAGAGGCTGAATTTGGAACAGGTGAAGGCTCTAGAGAAGAGTTTTGAGTTGGGGAACAAGCTTGAGCCAGAAAGGAAAGTGCAGTTAGCTAAGGCTTTGGGGTTGCAACCAAGACAAATTGCCATATGGTTTCAGAATAGAAGGGCCAGATGGAAAACCAAGCAATTGGAGAAGGAATACGAAGCACTCAAGAAGCAGTTTGAGGCAGCTAAGGTTGATAATGATGTTCTTAAGAGTCAGAATCAGAAACTACAGGCAGAGGTAATAATAATGGTTTTTTAGCTTGCTTCAAATTTGTGTTTGGATCAATCATTCAACTTTCCATAATGGTCTCTTTTTGGATCTAAGTAATAATAAAGTGTTTGGTGAAATGGATCAAGGGGAACATGAACTTAATTACTGATCAGAATCTAGGGGTCAGTGTTACTGAACTCTTGTTCTTGATCTTGATTCAGATATCTGTATGTGTAGTATGATTCCACTATTAAAATATTCGTTCTTGGTAGGATTCTTCTACTTTTGGAAAGAAAAGCATAAGTTTGCATTATTCCTCTTctatttttcttccaaaaatttaaattttgttcctCACTTTCCTCTACACATATATGCATTCTCGTCATTGACTTGATATGGAATTCAATTTGTTATATTCTGTGAGTAGAGTTTTTCTACTCCTCATGTTTCTTTGGCTttataagaaaaggaaaatctTTCCATGTTTTGAGTTTTGGTGCGTTTCATTTACTTCTGAAACCCCATTTCCTATATTGCATCACTATATGTAACACAGTAGTGATGGCCAGTAACTTTTTAAAGTGACTGGTTCCCACATTAACTATTTTCTTctataaattggtcattaatttGGTGAAGAATCTGCGTCATTGTCAGGTCCCATACCTGTAACAAGTTGCAACGTGTTTCTTTTATGCAAcgtgttttattttttaccacGATTTGCAGACACATTGCACAGGATCCAAGTAATGTTTTAAGCTTTTAACATACTAGTATATGTTATATATGCTACTTGatatctttacttttttttacatttttttcactATATATCAATGTTTGCAGTTACAAGCAGTAAAAAGTAGGGGTTGGTGTGAAAATGGAATAATGAGACTTAAGAAAGAAGGTGAGGGTTCATGGAGCAATGGAAGTGATAACAGCTCAGACATTAATTTAGAACTCTCAAGAGCACCAGTTTTGAACAACCCTACATCTTGTCAAGCACCCTTTCCCACCAGCATCACTCAGATCCTTCAATATTCGTCAAAACCAGATTTTCATGATGATGACTTCTGCAACGTGATTCACAACATTGATGCACACCAAAACTTTTGGCCCTGGCCTGGTCAACAGAACCACCATTTCCATTGACCTATAAATGATTTGAGGATCTATCATACAACATTTTtccttaagtttttttttttttttttgcattattatttatatgctGTAGATTGGTGTATAAAGTCTGAACAGATTAAATGTATGTAGAGTCGGTGGACTTTAAGCAGTGCAATTTCTTTCCCATAGACATTATTGTTCCATACACATTATTgtattgaaaaacataaaataatatttacgtTAGGCAGagaagtaaaaaaagaaaatattaattgagTTATGGCACATGTGCCTCCTAAGTGGATTTCCAGCTCTGCAGTGCAGTGTGGACCATGCATAATTAAAAACTGGATTCTCTGTTTCTCTTCTTTAAGcacatattttattacatattgGTACTTTGCAATCTTGACATTGAGATCATGTTGTGGAAAAATGCATGCAAAGCTCACCATAATCAGTGTAACCATGGAGATTCAAAAGGATTATCTCTCATCTATATATACGGGTTGAAAAAAGAGCGAATCTAGCTTGCAGTAGTTGATTAAGAAGAACATTACCAAAATCAGGAAAAAGAGTAATGCAACACAGTCCAAGAAGCAATAATTTATGTCCAACTGTTCCTACATCAACTTACTGTTATatagtaattttatatattgtatattattttgtataagtttgataatatttcttttttacactattttgaatattatatatatatatatatatatatatattaacttattaGAAAATATTCTATATTTATGTAGCAGAAGTTTGAAACCACAAACAGAAAGACTTGTATATGTACTTTGCATGTgctaaacaattaaaaatctaCCATCATTATGGCATTTCAGAATTGTTGGAAAAAGCACTTGTGttgtttatgtttataaatatcttaaaattttatgacaaacaaaacaaatattgaataattacgcccaaaattgatgatgaaaaaCTACACCTACATCTCCAAATCGTTGCATGTACCTTATTGAAAGAGAAAAGTTGTAAAATATGTGTTTATAAAACAGACCGGCCACAATCTAAAtaaattcagaaaatataaataatattttctaatcAAGAATTCTCTCTCAATCTCTTTTCTACATtgtttgaatattattttaaatgtctatAACATAATGTTATTTATACATGTACGCAAACTTTATAATtctcacattttattttataattttgatgcAATCCTTTTATCTGTTTTTTTCCCTAAAAAATGCTTTTCCATAGAATTTGTTCTACATTATCAAGTTCAACAAAATCTCTCGTTtgaagattaattttaatttgtctcgACTTCTCGATCAAtgcaataattttgttttatatgcTATTCTATTAGGTCAATTGAAAATTGATACCTCAATTAATAAatgattaacaattttgtcaacATGTTTAATGTTTATAAGGTTATGTTAGCACCCAATCCTCATTTAAAGATATGATGAAATGATAATGTAGGctaatatgttttattctagaatgaaatattgaattttttattagatgttTCACACTCTGATTATCCCTAGCAAAACACTTATCTAGATAAATCCTAACTTTGTTAATAAATCTTGAAGTCATTATCAATTCTTTATTGACTTTTATTGCTGTTATATACTCATTCTCTGCGGTGGATGGAACAACTATCTTTTGTATCTGCTATATCCAACTAACCGTTTTagtaacaacaataaaaatacattaagtGGTATTTCTTCAATGATCAGCTtcatttaattctaatttactaaaatacaaatacttcttGTAGTGTCTTGTaatacctcaaaatccatttaaATGTTTTAGGGAGAAGTAATATTTTCCTTAACTTCTTGATTCTTTAGTGCATTTTTGTAtagatttgtttttcataattttaacacTAGATTGTCTTTTAGTTATGAGAATAACTATGATGATTCTTAGACCTGGAATATTGGATTATGGGTGTTACACAATCTTTTTCCTATCTCATATTATTTAGaaggtttaattagttaaataatatctattttctCAGATATAtcagtttaatatttattattaaaaatatgttaattaagtttcaacttttaaaaaaatatctcttTGTGAAATCAAGAGCAGGTAGAAAAGAAATGTGAGGGAGAATGCGTTGAGATAACAGTGGTTGGGTTAATCTTCTTATCCTTTGAAAAATCAAAGATGGCACTCTCAACTATGCCCATTCAAATACCTCCAAAATCTAACCTTTCTTCCTGCACTTCGTCAGAGTACtgattttgattaaaaaacaaaagtgaagaagaaaaacccctatataactattttttattttagccAACTTTCACCTACTCTCCCTCTCTTGTCAGAATCATCTCTTCTTGAATGATTTTCGTTGTCCCCACAAAACATTCAGAACTGAATCAAATAATTTATGCTATTTTGGAATATATActacaaattaatcaatttcaatcgctacaatttcaatttcaatgtccttaaaattatatatataattcgtCTCATTTTATCCAATTAATTCTTTGTTAGTTCATTGAAAGAGTACTAAACTCTgctcattacaagaaaattaacCTTAAGATACGCCTAACGATTAAAGGTCCACATTAATGAATAAACGTCGGTTACAAGAgaagattaatttttaattaaaataatttaacattgaTAAACTCAATGTTGAtatgcttttattttaaataaatttaacttaatttttaatattagtgtAACTTATGTTGACGTGATTAATGTTAATGACATATAGtaatttcataaaaagtttCAGTACGTAGAACACTTCCGTCTccaacaaaagataaaatacaaacaaatagtaaaaagaaattttagtatatgaaagatatGTATTTGTATGAAGGAGATATTGTTGATGAAAGAGATGTGTGGTACATCCTATATGTGGTACGCGTGTTGAAACACTCAATTTCATGTGTATTAAAATTTCGAGTTTTCTTGAAAcactcattttaaaaattagttaatttctTCATATAATTGGAGTTATAGTAAAACATTGCGGTCAATTGGGCGAAAATTGTTGTTAATTTTAGTCTTTGTTCATTTTTTACTTGAAAGTTTATACAATTTAAGATGGATTTATTAGTGTTTTATCGAAagaatattaatagaaaatttactcattttatctacttaaaatcttaaaattatagGAGTTTGATAATTTCTCCTTCATACTCTAAAGGCAGCttctttatgtatttttataaatttctccCTGCATCTTTACATACAAaatgttttttgttcttttaagattatgtaatagttaaaaatgacttttttagattgtataatttaaaagttaaatgacTTCGGAATTTTACAATCTAAAAACTATTTTCTTAACTCTTTTCAATCTTTGAAAGTCATTTTGAACTTTTAAGTTTCACAATCCGTAAGTCATTTAACAAACAAATTGCtaaaagttatttgattttaaaatccaaaaagaataaaagttattttttatataaaatacagGGTCAAATCTATGGAAGCAGGAAGATGTCGCATGctctgaattaaaaaataagcatTATCTGTAGGGCCAAACTAATATACTCCTTCTATACCTATAAAcataacatataaattttaaaagtattctttatttatctattttttatttttataaatccAATGCTTCAAAAAAGAAATGACACTCCCTAGTTGTGATCTAAAAAATAGAGTATTGGGAGTATGTATTATATGTTCACCCACTCCCATCAACATTCACATATTAGCTCAGGGAAGATGATCAACTACCAATTTCATTCATCTCTCTTCAACAATTCTACACTACCAAATTAATCTTTGAATAATCAAATTTCTTACCAAATCTATCATATTTTACATGACAAATACATTGGACCATGCACTCTACGATTTTATAACtacttataaaagaaaataaaaataaaaatgtctacttgcttttttcataaatttactttatatacaaataaaaaatagattttaaactaataatttcttttactaattaatttatgttttacagATGAGTTTTTAAAAAGcatctgcaaaaaaaaaaaattatataataagccattttgaaagtttattataatcatataaGGTAAAGTTGCTTCTACAAAATGTAAGAAAAGCAATACACATATTTTGACTTTTACAAAACCGTAGGAATTTCAAGAGAGGTTTTttacaaagaaagaaaacacgTCATCGTACATTGTTAAACAATGAAAAGTGAAGGAAAATTGCAATACATATTCCATGAAAGTAAGTATatagtatatttttctttttcattttgttacACCTAACTGTTTAAGAAAACAACTAATCCATTCAAACGTGTGTTCCGATAACATTCTATTACGTACGACAATTTCAGGTGGCTGTCGTTGGTCGGTCACTCTTACCCTGCCGTGTTCGTATCAAAATAGAACAAACCTATCATTTTTAAAGGTAAATTCAACATTGCTTTTACCTAGTAAAAATTCTTTGTGTTCAGTTTCTCACCCTATATATATTCCTGCTCAATTCTCAGGTGATTAAATTGCACTTTCATCTCTCTTTCTGAACgttaaccaaaaatatatagtaatatgGAACACCTAAATGAGGAGCAAGATGAACCAGTTAGCCCTATGGGACAATACTTCAATAGTTCTGCGCTATGCATATATATTGTTGGAGTTTTGGAATTTGAAGTTCCCATTCATGACTTGCAAACCTTCACTCTCATTAAAGATGTTTTCCTTCCCATCAATCCACGCTTCTCTTCCATCATGGTTCTCTCTCTTTCActgtttcatttattttcatgtCTGTTTATATTAGGATTATTCATGGTTTATGAAACTTATGAAACCAGGTCCAAGATAAAGATGGAGAGAAACGATGGAAGCAAGTTGAAGTCAATTTGAAACATCATGTGCAGTTTCCGAAATTCCCTAAAGGGAAAACAGTGGAATCTTACGACAAGTTTTTTCATGACTATTTATCGAACATAGCAATGGAGCAATTACCACAAAGCAGACCCTTGTGGGAAATTCATGTGATCAACTACCCCTCTAAAGATGCATGTGGCAGTATAATATTTAAGCTTCACCATGCTCTTGGAGATGGTTATTCTCTGGTTGGTGCTCTTCTTTCTTGTCTGCAACGAGCAGATGACCCTTCTCTTCCATTGTCGTTTCCTACTCTGAGACCACCAAAGCCACAATTATCATCAACTAAAAGCTTCTGGAGAAGATTTTCTTGGATGTTCTCTTCTGCCATAAACACTGCCTCAGATTTTGGATGGAGTGTGCTGAAGAGTAGCATCATGAGTGACGATAAAACACCAATAAGGTCTGGAGATGAAGGAACC
This region of Vigna unguiculata cultivar IT97K-499-35 chromosome 5, ASM411807v1, whole genome shotgun sequence genomic DNA includes:
- the LOC114183941 gene encoding homeobox-leucine zipper protein HAT7-like, yielding MAFPPSHSFTFHTHEQDHHHLPSTSLNSFPLPPQHFQGVAPPLMLKRSMSFSGIENKCDEVNGDDELSDDGNFQCGEKKKRLNLEQVKALEKSFELGNKLEPERKVQLAKALGLQPRQIAIWFQNRRARWKTKQLEKEYEALKKQFEAAKVDNDVLKSQNQKLQAELQAVKSRGWCENGIMRLKKEGEGSWSNGSDNSSDINLELSRAPVLNNPTSCQAPFPTSITQILQYSSKPDFHDDDFCNVIHNIDAHQNFWPWPGQQNHHFH